Proteins from one candidate division KSB1 bacterium genomic window:
- the argF gene encoding ornithine carbamoyltransferase: MKRDFLQITDFTRDEILDILDTCAELKRKTKSGTEHHLLKGQTLAMLFQKPSTRTRISFEVGMYQLGGHALYLSPNEVGLGKRESVADVARVISRFCNGIMARVFGHDIVRELAQHAEVPVICGLSDLTHPCQVLGDLFTIQEHKGKVENLCIAYVGDGNNVAHSWINLASRLNIVLRIGCPEGYEPDAELLTRARAETHCDILIYHDPVQAVKDADVVYTDVWASMGQEEEAAQRKKIFQPFQVNDELLSHAKSDVIVEHCLPAHRGDEITDSVMDGKHAVVFDEAENRLHIQKAILVKLMAK, translated from the coding sequence ATGAAACGAGATTTTCTGCAAATTACGGATTTTACCCGGGATGAAATCCTGGATATACTGGATACATGCGCAGAGCTTAAACGCAAAACCAAATCCGGGACAGAGCATCATTTACTCAAGGGGCAGACCCTGGCTATGCTGTTCCAGAAACCGTCGACCCGGACCCGTATTTCATTCGAAGTGGGTATGTATCAATTGGGCGGTCATGCTCTGTATTTGAGTCCGAATGAAGTCGGGCTGGGCAAACGGGAATCCGTGGCCGATGTGGCGCGGGTGATTTCGCGGTTTTGCAACGGCATTATGGCCCGGGTATTCGGGCATGATATTGTCAGGGAACTGGCCCAACACGCGGAGGTGCCGGTGATCTGCGGACTGTCCGATCTGACGCATCCCTGTCAGGTGCTGGGTGATCTTTTCACCATTCAGGAACACAAGGGCAAAGTAGAGAATTTGTGCATTGCCTATGTGGGCGACGGCAATAATGTGGCGCATTCCTGGATCAATCTGGCTTCGCGGTTAAACATTGTCCTGCGCATCGGCTGTCCCGAAGGCTATGAGCCGGATGCCGAGCTGCTGACGCGGGCGCGTGCTGAAACACATTGCGATATTCTTATTTATCATGATCCGGTGCAGGCCGTCAAAGATGCGGATGTGGTGTATACAGACGTGTGGGCCAGCATGGGACAGGAGGAAGAAGCGGCTCAGCGTAAAAAGATCTTTCAGCCGTTTCAGGTGAACGATGAGCTGTTGTCACATGCCAAATCCGACGTCATTGTTGAACATTGTCTGCCGGCGCACCGCGGGGATGAAATTACCGATTCGGTGATGGATGGTAAACATGCTGTGGTGTTTGACGAAGCGGAAAACCGGCTGCATATCCAGAAAGCGATTCTGGTTAAATTGATGGCAAAGTAA
- a CDS encoding T9SS type A sorting domain-containing protein produces the protein MYDLAAGPQYTDLNVMPDQTYTYSVTAVDGHENESRYSETVISGVTRVLDSPARPVAYQLKANFPNPFNLYTRIEYDLPESAEVCISIYDINGKFVSHLIQTRQNAGSYKIIWQPENLSSGTYLIRMQADGFTSVHKCLFLK, from the coding sequence TTGTATGATTTGGCTGCCGGTCCTCAGTATACCGATTTGAATGTGATGCCGGATCAGACCTACACCTACAGCGTCACTGCCGTGGATGGCCATGAAAATGAGAGCCGTTACAGCGAAACGGTTATATCAGGCGTTACCCGGGTCCTGGATTCACCCGCACGACCTGTCGCGTATCAACTCAAAGCCAATTTCCCGAATCCGTTCAATCTGTATACACGAATCGAGTATGATTTGCCGGAATCCGCCGAGGTCTGTATCTCGATATATGATATCAATGGAAAATTTGTCAGCCATCTCATTCAAACACGTCAAAATGCAGGATCATACAAAATAATTTGGCAGCCTGAGAACCTGTCGTCAGGCACCTATCTGATCCGTATGCAGGCGGATGGATTTACCTCAGTGCATAAATGTTTGTTTCTCAAGTAA